One Thalassotalea sediminis DNA segment encodes these proteins:
- a CDS encoding diguanylate cyclase, giving the protein MNKDGQYAILTVDDAKDSLMLLDFDLSESGYQVLTAESGEQALLLLEDINVDLILLDMHMPGMSGLSLLELLKSTAAYKDIPVIMLSASGQEEAIVSALEMGADDYVTKPYIPRVLLARIRNSLRFMEKTKQLELLAKTDSLTGLNNRGSFNDLTSAALSQAKRSNQPVSIAMFDLDHFKRINDNYGHEAGDLALVEFAKIMKDCFRDYDVIGRVGGEEFAVCMPETDIDEAFLACERCRTTLEKHSIKIDHQGSVKEFTLTVSIGISAQNEQVMNFEQLLRRADNALYNAKQSGRNQSILDEDIKGSTNNMTIDASELMSSVTSDVNADDSNAYPGINYSIGVKNVLGDDALFEEILVMFYQDHGQDKQHIANAINDKDYASLKSLVHTLKGVACSIGAMNLFEYCKALDVAINTQNDAQYAELFSPVEKELETVIEGIVKNLSEKL; this is encoded by the coding sequence GTGAATAAAGACGGTCAATATGCGATTTTAACGGTGGACGATGCCAAAGATAGTCTAATGTTGTTAGATTTTGATTTGTCTGAATCTGGTTATCAGGTCTTAACAGCAGAATCTGGTGAACAAGCATTGTTATTACTTGAGGACATTAATGTTGATTTGATTCTACTAGATATGCATATGCCCGGTATGTCTGGGTTATCTTTGCTTGAATTATTAAAATCAACGGCAGCCTATAAAGATATACCCGTTATAATGCTTTCCGCATCAGGGCAAGAAGAAGCGATAGTGTCAGCATTAGAGATGGGGGCAGATGATTACGTAACAAAACCCTATATCCCTAGAGTACTATTAGCTCGCATTAGAAATTCACTTCGTTTTATGGAAAAAACAAAGCAGCTAGAATTGCTAGCTAAAACAGATAGCTTAACCGGTTTGAATAATCGTGGTAGCTTCAATGACCTAACCAGCGCCGCACTTAGTCAAGCAAAAAGAAGCAATCAACCTGTATCTATTGCTATGTTTGACCTTGATCACTTTAAACGTATTAATGATAACTATGGACATGAAGCGGGTGATCTTGCTTTAGTAGAATTTGCTAAAATTATGAAAGATTGTTTTCGTGACTATGACGTAATCGGGCGTGTAGGTGGCGAAGAGTTTGCGGTTTGTATGCCAGAAACAGATATTGATGAAGCGTTTCTAGCATGTGAACGTTGCCGCACTACCTTAGAAAAACATTCAATAAAGATTGATCATCAAGGGAGTGTGAAAGAATTTACGCTTACGGTTAGTATCGGTATTAGCGCTCAAAACGAGCAAGTGATGAATTTTGAGCAGTTATTGCGACGTGCTGATAATGCATTATACAATGCAAAACAAAGCGGCAGAAACCAATCAATATTAGATGAAGATATTAAAGGTAGTACAAATAATATGACGATTGATGCAAGTGAATTAATGTCGAGTGTAACCTCTGATGTAAACGCAGACGATAGTAACGCTTATCCGGGTATAAATTACAGTATTGGTGTAAAAAATGTATTAGGAGATGATGCGTTATTTGAAGAAATTCTCGTCATGTTTTATCAAGATCATGGTCAAGATAAACAACATATTGCAAACGCGATTAATGATAAAGACTATGCGTCGCTTAAATCACTCGTGCATACGCTTAAAGGTGTGGCATGCTCCATTGGTGCAATGAATCTATTTGAATACTGTAAAGCATTAGATGTTGCAATTAATACGCAAAATGACGCGCAGTATGCTGAATTATTTTCTCCTGTGGAGAAAGAACTTGAGACGGTGATTGAGGGTATCGTGAAAAACTTAAGTGAAAAGCTTTAG
- the yfaE gene encoding class I ribonucleotide reductase maintenance protein YfaE, with amino-acid sequence MSASATKKVTANNHQIDFQDQDKTLLNCLEKHDVEVHYHCRDGFCGACRVTLKKGQVMYPQGEPLAFVGDNEILPCCCIPVSNIEIEID; translated from the coding sequence ATGTCAGCATCAGCCACTAAAAAAGTAACCGCCAATAACCATCAGATCGACTTTCAAGATCAAGATAAAACGCTACTAAATTGTTTAGAAAAACACGACGTAGAAGTACACTACCATTGCAGAGATGGTTTTTGTGGTGCCTGTAGAGTTACCTTAAAAAAGGGGCAAGTTATGTACCCACAAGGTGAGCCACTTGCTTTTGTCGGTGACAATGAAATACTACCCTGCTGTTGTATTCCCGTAAGTAATATCGAAATAGAAATTGACTAG
- the nrdB gene encoding class Ia ribonucleoside-diphosphate reductase subunit beta, which yields MTYSTFNQVPNNPLLEPMFLGNSVNVARYDQQKFSAFEKLIEKQLSFFWRPEEIDVSKDRADWQGLTDSEKHIFISNLKYQTLLDSVAARSVNAVLLPIVSLPELETWIETWAFSETIHSRSYTHILRNLFTDPSEVFDDIVVNPAILKRATSIAKYFDDVILTTQLMQAQGEGSYDVEGKPYEVSMRKLKERLFLAICSVNALEAIRFYVSFACSFAFAERELLEGNAKIIKLIARDEALHLTGTQHILNNWFSGKDDPEMKEIAHELKNEGLQIFLDVVEQEKEWAQYLFKDGSMIGLNAQILDQYIEYISNQRLAAIGYDMPFNIKSNPLPWMNAYLVSDNVQVAPQETEISSYLVGQVDSSVSSDDFDDFDL from the coding sequence ATGACCTATAGTACCTTTAACCAAGTTCCCAATAACCCATTGCTAGAGCCAATGTTTCTTGGAAACAGTGTTAATGTTGCACGCTATGATCAGCAAAAATTTTCTGCCTTTGAAAAGCTTATAGAAAAGCAACTTTCTTTCTTTTGGCGCCCTGAAGAAATTGATGTTTCAAAAGATCGTGCTGATTGGCAAGGGTTAACCGACTCAGAAAAGCATATTTTCATTTCTAATTTGAAGTATCAAACACTACTAGATAGTGTTGCTGCCCGCTCTGTCAATGCCGTATTATTGCCAATTGTTTCGTTACCTGAATTAGAGACTTGGATAGAAACCTGGGCCTTTAGTGAAACTATTCACTCTCGCTCTTACACGCACATATTACGTAACTTATTCACCGACCCTAGTGAAGTGTTCGATGATATTGTTGTTAATCCAGCAATACTTAAGCGAGCAACAAGTATCGCAAAATATTTCGACGATGTTATTTTGACCACGCAACTTATGCAAGCGCAAGGTGAAGGGAGCTACGACGTTGAAGGTAAGCCATACGAAGTTAGTATGCGTAAGCTTAAAGAACGATTATTTTTAGCGATATGTTCCGTTAACGCCCTCGAAGCAATTCGCTTTTACGTAAGTTTTGCCTGTTCTTTTGCATTTGCTGAGCGTGAACTTTTAGAAGGTAATGCAAAAATCATTAAGCTCATTGCTCGTGATGAAGCATTACATTTAACAGGCACTCAGCATATATTAAATAACTGGTTTTCTGGAAAAGATGATCCAGAGATGAAAGAAATTGCACATGAATTAAAAAATGAAGGTTTACAGATCTTTTTAGATGTTGTTGAACAAGAAAAAGAATGGGCGCAATATTTATTTAAAGATGGTTCAATGATTGGTTTGAATGCACAAATATTGGATCAGTATATTGAATATATAAGTAACCAACGATTAGCTGCAATTGGTTACGATATGCCATTTAATATAAAAAGTAATCCATTACCGTGGATGAATGCTTATCTTGTTAGTGATAACGTTCAAGTTGCACCGCAAGAAACGGAAATATCAAGTTATTTAGTTGGTCAGGTTGATTCTTCCGTATCCAGTGATGACTTTGATGACTTTGACCTGTAA
- the nrdA gene encoding class 1a ribonucleoside-diphosphate reductase subunit alpha has protein sequence MNNNLFVTKRNGKKEPIDLEKIHQVIAWAAEDLENVSVSQVELKSHIQFYDGIKTEDIHETIIKSAADLISEESPDYQYLAARLAIFHLRKKAYGQFEPPKLYDHVVKLVESGRYDQHILADYTAAEFEAMEQFIDHRRDMNFSYAAVKQLEGKYLVQNRVTGEIYESAQFLYVLVAACLFAKYPAETRLSYIEGFYNAISMFKISLPTPIMAGVRTPTRQFSSCVLIECDDSLDSINASSSAIVKYVSQRAGIGINAGKIRALGSAIRNGEAFHTGCIPFYKHFQTAVKSCSQGGVRGGAATLFYPLWHLEVESLLVLKNNRGVDENRVRHLDYGVQFNKLMYQRLIKGEYITLFSPSDVPGLYDAFFEDQDEFEALYVKYEADETIRKKRIQAIELFSLFAQERASTGRIYLQNVDHCNTHSPFDPSQAPIRQSNLCLEIALPTKPLKEINDPDGEIALCTLSAFNLGAIESLDELEELAELAVRALDSLLDYQDYPVPAAYNATMGRRTLGIGVINYAYYLAKNGVYYSNGSANNLTHRTFEAIQYYLLQASNKLAQEQGACPKFNETRLAQGILPVDTYKKEIDNITAEPLHLDWETLRENIKQHGVRNSTLSALMPSETSSQISNATNGIEPPRGLISIKASKDGILKQVVPEFATLKDNYELLWNIPNNDGYLQLVGIMQKFIDQTISANTNYDPAKYEGGKVPVKQIIKDMLTAYKLGVKTLYYHNTRDGAADGQVEAADEDCEGGACKI, from the coding sequence ATGAACAACAACCTTTTTGTCACCAAGCGCAACGGTAAGAAAGAACCCATCGATTTAGAGAAGATTCATCAGGTAATTGCCTGGGCCGCAGAAGATTTAGAAAATGTCTCTGTTTCTCAAGTCGAATTAAAGTCTCATATACAGTTTTACGATGGTATAAAAACTGAGGATATTCATGAAACCATAATCAAGTCTGCTGCTGATTTAATTTCTGAAGAATCTCCAGATTATCAATATTTAGCTGCTCGACTAGCGATATTTCACCTCCGTAAGAAAGCCTATGGTCAATTTGAGCCACCGAAACTTTACGATCATGTTGTAAAATTAGTTGAATCGGGTCGTTACGATCAGCATATTCTTGCCGATTACACCGCCGCAGAATTTGAAGCGATGGAACAATTCATTGACCATCGTCGCGATATGAACTTTAGCTATGCCGCGGTAAAGCAACTTGAAGGTAAATACTTAGTTCAAAACCGTGTAACGGGTGAAATCTATGAAAGCGCACAATTTCTATATGTACTAGTTGCAGCTTGTTTATTCGCAAAATATCCCGCTGAGACAAGACTAAGTTACATCGAAGGTTTCTATAACGCGATTTCGATGTTCAAAATTTCATTACCAACTCCCATTATGGCAGGTGTTCGCACCCCTACTCGTCAGTTTTCATCATGTGTACTTATCGAGTGTGATGATAGTTTAGATTCAATCAATGCTTCTTCAAGTGCTATTGTAAAATACGTTTCACAACGCGCCGGCATTGGTATTAACGCGGGTAAAATTCGCGCATTAGGCAGTGCAATAAGAAACGGTGAAGCGTTCCATACCGGTTGTATTCCATTTTACAAACACTTCCAAACAGCTGTTAAAAGTTGTTCTCAAGGTGGTGTGCGAGGTGGTGCTGCGACGCTATTCTATCCACTGTGGCATTTAGAAGTAGAAAGTTTACTGGTATTAAAAAATAACCGTGGTGTCGATGAGAACCGCGTTCGTCACTTAGATTATGGTGTTCAATTTAATAAACTAATGTATCAACGCCTGATCAAAGGTGAATATATAACTTTATTCAGCCCGAGCGATGTGCCTGGTTTATACGATGCGTTCTTTGAAGATCAAGATGAGTTTGAAGCGCTTTATGTAAAATATGAAGCTGATGAAACAATCCGTAAAAAACGTATTCAAGCAATCGAATTGTTTAGTTTATTTGCTCAGGAACGTGCAAGTACTGGCCGTATATACTTACAAAACGTTGATCACTGTAATACTCACAGCCCATTTGATCCAAGCCAAGCACCTATTCGTCAAAGTAATTTGTGTTTAGAAATTGCATTACCAACAAAACCATTAAAAGAGATTAATGATCCAGACGGTGAAATAGCACTTTGTACGTTATCAGCTTTTAATTTGGGTGCCATTGAGAGCTTAGACGAACTAGAAGAGCTCGCAGAGCTTGCAGTAAGAGCTTTAGATAGCTTATTAGATTATCAAGATTATCCTGTACCTGCTGCATACAATGCGACCATGGGACGAAGAACGCTGGGTATCGGTGTAATTAACTATGCATATTACCTTGCGAAAAACGGTGTGTATTACTCAAACGGTAGTGCAAATAACTTAACACACCGCACTTTTGAAGCTATCCAATATTACCTGTTGCAAGCTTCTAATAAGCTGGCACAAGAGCAAGGCGCATGCCCCAAGTTTAACGAGACACGTTTAGCCCAAGGTATTTTACCTGTCGATACTTACAAAAAAGAAATCGATAATATTACCGCTGAGCCACTCCATTTAGATTGGGAAACATTACGCGAAAACATTAAACAACATGGTGTGAGAAACTCAACATTATCGGCATTAATGCCTTCAGAGACTTCTTCACAAATATCAAATGCTACAAATGGTATTGAACCACCGCGCGGTTTGATCAGTATTAAAGCTAGTAAAGATGGTATTTTGAAACAAGTAGTGCCTGAGTTTGCCACGCTTAAAGATAACTATGAGTTGCTTTGGAACATTCCAAATAACGACGGCTACCTTCAACTTGTTGGCATAATGCAGAAGTTCATCGATCAAACTATTTCTGCAAATACCAATTATGATCCGGCAAAATATGAAGGTGGTAAAGTACCAGTAAAACAAATCATTAAAGATATGCTGACTGCGTATAAACTAGGCGTAAAAACGCTTTATTACCACAATACAAGAGATGGAGCTGCCGATGGTCAAGTTGAAGCAGCAGACGAAGACTGCGAAGGCGGTGCTTGTAAAATATAA
- the gph gene encoding phosphoglycolate phosphatase (PGP is an essential enzyme in the glycolate salvage pathway in higher organisms (photorespiration in plants). Phosphoglycolate results from the oxidase activity of RubisCO in the Calvin cycle when concentrations of carbon dioxide are low relative to oxygen. This enzyme is a member of the Haloacid Dehalogenase (HAD) superfamily of aspartate-nucleophile hydrolase enzymes (PF00702).), translating to MKNESFKGVLFDLDGTLLDTANDLGAALNHVLAQHELPSIERSTYRPIASDGAQGLLNLGFGEKLSQFDFQALRQMFLGYYEANIARETCLYPEVKEMLQSLNEQSIPWGIVTNKPEYLTTMLLPNFSEFDHCKVMVGGDSLAERKPHPLPLQHAAKQLAVAPEDCLYVGDALRDIQAGNAANMTTVVAQWGYIKSQDNTKDWQADFINQSPIEILSII from the coding sequence ATGAAGAACGAATCATTCAAAGGTGTGCTTTTCGATTTAGATGGTACCCTACTAGATACTGCAAATGACTTAGGTGCAGCATTAAACCATGTGTTAGCACAACACGAACTGCCATCCATTGAACGTTCAACATATAGACCTATAGCGTCTGATGGAGCACAAGGTTTATTGAATTTAGGGTTTGGTGAAAAACTGTCACAATTCGACTTTCAAGCGTTACGTCAAATGTTTCTCGGATACTATGAAGCGAATATTGCGCGAGAAACCTGCTTGTATCCTGAAGTGAAAGAAATGTTGCAATCTCTTAATGAGCAAAGTATTCCGTGGGGTATCGTAACCAATAAACCGGAATACTTAACAACAATGCTACTGCCTAATTTTTCAGAATTTGATCACTGTAAAGTAATGGTTGGTGGAGATAGCTTAGCTGAGAGAAAGCCACACCCTTTACCATTACAGCACGCTGCAAAGCAGTTAGCCGTTGCACCTGAAGATTGTTTATATGTTGGCGATGCGCTGCGTGACATTCAGGCTGGTAATGCTGCAAATATGACGACTGTCGTTGCACAATGGGGATACATTAAATCACAAGATAACACAAAAGATTGGCAAGCAGACTTCATCAATCAATCTCCTATTGAAATCTTATCGATTATATAA
- the ubiG gene encoding bifunctional 2-polyprenyl-6-hydroxyphenol methylase/3-demethylubiquinol 3-O-methyltransferase UbiG, translating to MTNAVNVNEDEIAKFEKVAQFWWDLEGDFKPLHQINPVRRQFIIQHAQDIYSKKIIDVGCGGGILAESLAKLGAEVTGIDMGEEPLNVAKLHALESGVNVQYIKSTAEQHAANNIAQYDIVTCMEMLEHVPDPASVIAACAQLVKPGGFVFFSTLNKTTKAYLLAILAAEKLLKIVPEGTHEHDKFIRPSTLIGWAEENGLKCIDAAGIHYNPITENHKLINSLDVNYILCCQKELA from the coding sequence ATGACCAATGCTGTAAATGTAAATGAAGATGAAATTGCTAAATTCGAAAAAGTAGCGCAATTTTGGTGGGATCTCGAAGGTGACTTTAAACCTTTACATCAAATAAACCCCGTGAGACGTCAATTTATCATTCAACATGCACAAGATATTTATAGTAAGAAAATTATCGATGTTGGTTGCGGTGGCGGTATTTTAGCAGAAAGCCTTGCTAAGTTAGGAGCAGAAGTAACAGGAATAGACATGGGAGAAGAACCATTAAATGTTGCCAAGCTTCATGCGCTAGAATCAGGCGTTAACGTACAATACATAAAAAGTACTGCCGAGCAACATGCAGCAAATAATATCGCACAATATGACATTGTTACTTGCATGGAAATGCTCGAACATGTGCCAGATCCGGCTTCAGTTATAGCCGCTTGTGCCCAACTGGTTAAGCCAGGTGGTTTTGTATTTTTTTCAACATTAAACAAAACAACAAAAGCTTACCTTTTAGCAATTTTAGCAGCCGAAAAGCTTTTAAAAATAGTCCCAGAAGGAACACATGAGCATGATAAATTTATTCGTCCCTCAACGTTAATTGGCTGGGCAGAAGAAAATGGCTTGAAATGTATCGATGCTGCCGGTATTCATTACAACCCAATTACTGAAAATCATAAATTAATCAACTCTCTCGACGTAAATTATATTCTGTGTTGTCAAAAGGAACTGGCATGA
- a CDS encoding DUF962 domain-containing protein, producing the protein MKSLTEQLSTYKSVHLNHKNIWTHFIGIPLIIWAVALMISSLGFTVTLTELTFHVNLMMVISLVILCYYIILSPQLAVLALLLFGPLIYSALMLSSIDNKWLVALAAFTVGWIFQFIGHGFEKAKPAFIDDLNQLLIGPLFLLAELYFACGGLAQLNKKVTEQALVKRTQFEEKRASS; encoded by the coding sequence ATGAAATCATTAACGGAACAACTTTCTACGTATAAAAGTGTACATTTAAACCATAAAAATATTTGGACACACTTTATTGGCATCCCACTTATTATTTGGGCTGTTGCACTTATGATCTCATCACTTGGTTTTACCGTCACGTTAACTGAGCTCACTTTCCATGTAAACCTTATGATGGTGATATCACTGGTGATCTTATGTTATTACATTATACTCTCACCACAACTTGCAGTATTGGCATTGCTATTATTTGGCCCATTGATTTATAGCGCATTAATGTTGTCTTCTATTGATAATAAATGGCTAGTTGCTTTAGCTGCGTTTACTGTTGGTTGGATATTTCAATTTATTGGTCATGGCTTTGAAAAAGCAAAGCCTGCTTTTATCGATGATTTAAATCAATTATTAATTGGTCCATTATTTCTTTTAGCTGAGCTTTATTTTGCTTGTGGAGGGCTAGCGCAGTTAAATAAGAAAGTAACAGAGCAAGCGTTAGTAAAAAGAACGCAATTTGAAGAAAAGAGGGCCAGTAGTTAA
- the gyrA gene encoding DNA topoisomerase (ATP-hydrolyzing) subunit A, protein MTDLAKELLPVNIEDELKSSYLDYAMSVIVGRALPDVRDGLKPVHRRVLYAMNVLGNDFNKPYKKSARVVGDVIGKYHPHGDTAVYDTIVRMAQPFSLRYMLVDGQGNFGSVDGDSAAAMRYTEIRMAKISHTILADLDKETVDFVPNYDGTEIIPAVMPTRIPNLLVNGTSGIAVGMATNIPPHNLTEVINGCLALIENEEITIDELIEYIPGPDFPTAGIISGRAGIVEAYKTGRGKINIRARAEIEVDEKSGKETIVVHELPYQVNKARLIEKMAELVKEKRLEGISALRDESDKDGMRMVIEVKRGEVGEVVLNNLYKLTQMQVSFGLNMVALIDGQPKLFNIKEMLEAFVLHRREVVTRRTIFELRKARERAHILEGLSIALANIDEIIELIKTSPSRKEAEEKLMSKGWALGNVGELLARAGTDAARPEWLEDEFGIRDNQYFLTDQQAQAILDLRLHKLTGLEHDKILSEYKELLDLIAELLHILENPSRLMEVIKEELEVIRNDFGDERRTEITNASHDLSLEDLINEEDVVVTLSSEGYVKYQALTDYQAQRRGGKGKSATKMKDEDFIERLLVANTHDTILCFSNRGKLYWLKVYQLPLASRTARGRPIVNLLPLENDERITAILPVREYEEGKYIVMATASGTVKKTPLTAYSNQRANGIIALNLRDDDTLIGVDITDGTNDIMLFSDEGKVVRFNELARDSETGEVKMDPESGEPMQALRAMGRTATGVRGIKLEGDQRVVSLIVPKNDGPVLTITENGYGKRTDLNEYPAKSRATKGVVSIKVSERNGKVVGAVQVEDADEIMLITNNGTLVRTRVNEVSVIGRNTQGVRIIRTTDEEQVVALQRIDEVEDVEMLIEGSDEEAEKAESTSESSPDPDTEQSSESLEKGDDE, encoded by the coding sequence ATGACCGATCTGGCAAAAGAATTACTTCCAGTCAATATCGAGGATGAGCTTAAAAGTTCTTACTTAGATTACGCTATGAGCGTTATCGTAGGGCGTGCACTTCCGGATGTTAGAGATGGTTTGAAACCCGTGCATCGACGCGTACTTTATGCGATGAATGTATTGGGCAATGACTTCAACAAGCCTTATAAAAAATCAGCACGTGTGGTTGGTGATGTAATCGGTAAATATCACCCACATGGTGATACCGCTGTTTATGATACTATCGTACGTATGGCTCAACCATTTTCATTGCGTTATATGCTAGTGGATGGCCAAGGAAACTTCGGTTCCGTTGATGGTGACTCCGCAGCAGCGATGCGTTATACGGAAATCCGTATGGCGAAAATTTCGCACACTATATTAGCTGATTTAGATAAAGAAACGGTTGATTTTGTACCTAACTATGATGGTACGGAAATTATTCCAGCCGTTATGCCTACTCGCATACCCAATTTATTGGTAAATGGTACATCCGGTATCGCCGTTGGTATGGCGACAAATATTCCGCCGCACAATCTTACAGAAGTTATTAATGGTTGCTTAGCATTAATAGAAAATGAAGAGATTACCATCGATGAATTGATCGAATATATTCCAGGGCCAGATTTCCCTACTGCCGGTATTATTAGTGGTCGTGCAGGTATTGTAGAAGCATATAAAACAGGCCGTGGTAAAATTAATATTCGTGCCCGTGCTGAAATCGAAGTAGACGAAAAGTCGGGTAAAGAAACAATTGTTGTACATGAGCTACCTTATCAAGTAAACAAAGCACGTTTAATTGAAAAGATGGCTGAGCTGGTTAAAGAAAAACGTTTAGAAGGTATTTCAGCCTTACGTGATGAGTCAGATAAAGACGGCATGCGTATGGTTATTGAAGTTAAACGTGGCGAAGTAGGTGAGGTTGTATTAAATAACTTATACAAACTTACGCAAATGCAAGTCTCGTTTGGTTTAAACATGGTTGCATTAATCGATGGACAACCAAAACTCTTTAACATTAAAGAGATGCTAGAAGCGTTTGTACTTCATCGAAGAGAGGTTGTTACTCGTCGTACGATTTTCGAATTGAGAAAAGCTCGTGAACGCGCGCATATCTTAGAAGGCCTTTCCATTGCCTTAGCGAATATTGATGAAATTATTGAGCTAATTAAAACCTCTCCTTCAAGAAAAGAAGCTGAAGAGAAGCTAATGTCTAAAGGTTGGGCATTAGGTAACGTTGGTGAATTACTTGCTCGAGCAGGTACCGATGCGGCTCGTCCTGAATGGTTAGAAGACGAATTTGGTATTAGAGATAACCAATACTTTTTAACTGATCAACAAGCTCAAGCAATTCTAGATCTTCGTCTACATAAGTTAACGGGCTTAGAGCACGATAAGATTCTAAGTGAGTACAAAGAGTTATTAGACTTAATTGCAGAATTGTTGCACATTTTAGAAAATCCATCACGTTTGATGGAAGTGATAAAAGAAGAACTTGAAGTTATCCGTAATGATTTCGGTGATGAGCGAAGAACTGAAATTACTAATGCTTCGCATGACTTGTCATTAGAAGATTTGATTAATGAAGAAGATGTCGTTGTAACCTTGTCTAGCGAAGGTTATGTGAAATACCAGGCATTAACTGATTATCAAGCACAACGTCGTGGTGGTAAGGGTAAATCAGCAACGAAGATGAAAGATGAAGACTTCATTGAACGATTACTTGTTGCTAATACTCACGATACTATTTTGTGTTTCTCTAACCGCGGTAAATTGTACTGGTTGAAAGTTTATCAATTGCCACTGGCAAGTCGCACTGCACGTGGTCGTCCAATTGTGAACTTATTACCACTTGAAAACGATGAGCGAATTACTGCAATTTTACCTGTGCGTGAATACGAAGAAGGTAAATATATCGTGATGGCTACGGCTTCAGGTACCGTGAAGAAAACACCTTTAACTGCTTACTCAAATCAGCGTGCAAACGGTATTATTGCCTTAAACTTGCGTGATGATGACACATTAATTGGTGTGGATATTACAGACGGCACAAACGATATCATGCTGTTCTCTGATGAAGGTAAGGTTGTTCGCTTTAATGAACTTGCACGTGATAGTGAAACTGGTGAAGTTAAAATGGATCCAGAGTCAGGTGAACCAATGCAAGCCTTAAGAGCAATGGGGCGCACGGCAACAGGTGTACGAGGTATTAAGCTAGAAGGTGATCAACGTGTTGTTTCACTTATTGTACCTAAGAATGATGGTCCGGTGTTAACGATCACAGAGAATGGTTATGGTAAACGTACTGACTTGAACGAGTACCCAGCTAAAAGTAGGGCAACCAAAGGTGTTGTCTCAATTAAGGTAAGTGAACGTAATGGTAAAGTTGTTGGTGCGGTTCAAGTAGAAGACGCCGATGAAATTATGTTGATTACCAACAATGGTACGCTGGTTAGAACACGCGTTAATGAAGTGAGTGTGATCGGCCGTAATACTCAAGGTGTTCGTATTATTAGAACAACAGACGAAGAGCAAGTTGTTGCTCTGCAACGTATTGACGAAGTTGAAGATGTTGAAATGCTTATTGAAGGTTCCGATGAGGAAGCTGAAAAAGCAGAATCAACATCAGAAAGTTCACCAGATCCTGATACAGAGCAAAGCTCTGAAAGTCTCGAAAAAGGTGATGACGAATAA